In a genomic window of Gossypium arboreum isolate Shixiya-1 chromosome 9, ASM2569848v2, whole genome shotgun sequence:
- the LOC108456600 gene encoding monocopper oxidase-like protein SKU5 gives MTLSRFWGWFLIHIALFLSLCYAEDPFVFYDFEVTYITASPLGVPQQVIAINNKFPGPTINSTTNNNVVVNVRNKLDESLLMHWSGIQQRRSSWQDGVLGTNCPIPPKWNWTYQFQVKDQIGSFFYFPSLHFQRAAGGFGSFIINNRPIIPIPFDTPDGDIVILIGDWYTRNHTALRKALDAGKGLGMPDGVLINGKGPYRYNDTLVADGIEYETINVHPGKTYRLRVHNVGISTSLNFRIQSHNLLLAESEGSYTVQQNYTSLDIHVGQSYSFLLTTDQNASSDYYIVASARFVNESQWKRVTGVAILRYSNSKGKASGPLPDPPQDEFDKTFSMNQARSIRWNVSASGARPNPQGSFRYGSINVTEVYVLRNKPPETIDGKRRATLSGISFVNPATPIRLADQYKIKGVYKLDFPNKPLTGPPKMETSVINGTYRGFMEVILQNNDTKMHTYHMSGYAFFVVGMDYGEWSENSRGTYNKWDGIARSTTQVYPGAWTAILISLDNVGVWNLRTENLDSWYLGQETYVRVVNPEATNKTELPMPDNALFCGALSKLQKPQDVSSSLATSIIEGRSKLFFTVLMIASTLFLVSR, from the exons ATGACTTTGAGTAGGTTCTGGGGTTGGTTTCTTATCCACATTGCTCTGTTTTTAAGCTTGTGTTATGCTGAGGATCCATTTGTTTTCTATGATTTTGAGGTCACTTACATCACTGCTTCTCCTTTGGGTGTTCCCCAACAG GTTATTGCTATAAATAACAAGTTCCCTGGCCCTACTATCAATTCAACTACCAACAACAATGTTGTCGTCAATGTTCGAAACAAATTGGACGAAAGTTTACTTATGCATTG GTCTGGGATTCAACAGAGGCGTAGTTCATGGCAAGATGGAGTTCTTGGCACTAATTGTCCAATTCCTCCTAAGTGGAATTGGACTTACCAGTTCCAAGTTAAGGACCAAATTGGGAGTTTCTTTTATTTCCCATCACTGCATTTTCAGAGGGCAGCTGGTGGTTTTGGTAGCTTTATTATCAACAATAGACCTATAATTCCTATTCCTTTTGACACTCCTGATGGGGACATTGTCATTTTGATTGGTGATTGGTACACGCGAAATCACACG GCTTTGAGAAAGGCACTTGATGCCGGAAAAGGTCTAGGGATGCCAGATGGAGTTCTTATTAATGGCAAAGGTCCTTACCGATATAATGATACTCTTGTAGCTGATGGTATCGAGTATGAAACAATTAACGTCCATCCAG GGAAAACTTATCGCCTTCGAGTTCACAACGTGGGAATATCGACCTCCTTGAATTTCAGGATTCAGAGCCATAATTTACTTCTTGCGGAGAGTGAGGGATCATATACGGTGCAGCAGAACTACACAAGCTTAGACATACATGTAGGGCAGTCTTATTCGTTTCTGCTAACCACGGATCAGAATGCAAGTAGCGATTACTACATTGTAGCAAGTGCCAGGTTTGTGAATGAATCGCAGTGGAAACGAGTTACCGGTGTTGCCATTTTGCGTTATTCTAATTCGAAAGGAAAGGCATCCGGTCCCCTCCCTGATCCACCGCAGGATGAATTCGACAAAACCTTTTCAATGAACCAAGCTAGATCTATCAG ATGGAATGTATCTGCCAGTGGTGCTCGCCCGAACCCACAGGGATCGTTTAGATATGGTTCGATTAATGTGACTGAAGTTTACGTCTTGAGAAACAAGCCACCAGAGACTATTGATGGGAAAAGACGAGCGACACTCAGTGGGATATCCTTTGTCAATCCTGCTACACCAATCCGGCTTGCTGACCAGTATAAGATTAAAGGAGTATATAAGCTTGATTTTCCCAATAAACCACTTACAGGGCCACCTAAAATGGAAACATCTGTTATTAATGGGACTTATAGGGGATTTATGGAAGTCATCCTACAGAACAATGACACTAAGATGCATACTTATCACATGAGTGGATATGCATTTTTCGTTGTCGG AATGGATTACGGTGAGTGGTCGGAGAATAGCAGGGGCACATATAATAAGTGGGACGGGATTGCCCGCTCCACAACACAG GTTTATCCTGGTGCATGGACTGCAATCTTGATATCACTTGACAACGTCGGAGTCTGGAACCTTAGAACTGAAAACCTCGACTCATGGTATCTTGGTCAAGAAACATATGTCAGGGTTGTCAATCCCGAGGCTACAAACAAAACTGAGTTGCCTATGCCCGATAATGCCCTCTTTTGCGGTGCCCTAAGCAAATTACAAAA GCCGCAGGATGTATCATCGTCATTGGCAACATCAATCATAGAGGGTAGATCAAAACTGTTCTTTACGGTGCTGATGATTGCCTCGACCCTTTTCCTCGTTTCCCGCTAG
- the LOC108456601 gene encoding hsp70-Hsp90 organizing protein 3-like, whose amino-acid sequence MADEAKAKGNAAFSSGDFNTAVKHFTEAINLSPSNHVLYSNRSAAYASLHQYDSALSDAKKTVDLKPDWSKGYSRLGAAHLGLHQYEDAVSAYKKGLEIDPNNEALKSGLADAQSAATASASRARAAPPPNLFGDAFQGPEMWAKLTADPTTRVFLQQPDFVKAMQEIQRNPSKLNEHLQDQRVMQALGVLLNVKFKAGGGDDMEVPEADSPPAPSKPAKQESKKPDPVPEPEPEPMEITEEKEKKEKKEKALKEKETGNDAYKKKDFETAIQHYTKAMEIDDEDISYITNRAAVYLEMGKYGDCIKDCEKAVERGRELRADYKMIAKALTRKGTALVKMAKCSKDYEPAIETFQKALTEHRNPDTLKKLNDAEKGKKELEQQEYFDPKIADEEREKGNECFKQQKYPEAVKHYTESLRRNPKDPKAYSNRAACYTKLGALPEGLKDAEKCIELDPTFSKGYTRKGAVQFFMKEYDKALETYQEGLKHDPNNQELLDGVRRCVEQINRASRGDFSPEELKERQAKAMQDPEIQNILSDPVMRQVLVDFQENPKAAQEHTKNPMVMNKIQKLVTAGIVQLR is encoded by the exons ATGGCCGATGAAGCTAAAGCCAAAGGCAACGCCGCCTTTTCTTCCGGCGATTTCAACACCGCCGTTAAACACTTCACGGAAGCTATAAACCTTTCCCCGTCCAACCACGTACTTTATTCTAATCGCTCCGCCGCTTACGCTTCCCTCCATCAATACGATTCTGCATTATCCGACGCTAAGAAAACCGTCGACCTTAAACCCGACTGGTCCAAAGGTTACAGCAGGCTCGGTGCCGCTCACCTCGGTTTGCACCAATACGAAGACGCTGTTTCGGCCTATAAAAAGGGTCTTGAGATCGATCCTAACAATGAAGCATTGAAATCCGGCTTGGCCGATGCTCAGTCGGCTGCGACGGCTTCGGCTTCCCGAGCTAGGGCAGCGCCGCCTCCCAATCTATTTGGTGATGCTTTTCAGGGACCGGAGATGTGGGCTAAGTTGACGGCGGATCCGACTACTAGGGTTTTTTTACAGCAGCCGGATTTTGTTAAAGCGATGCAGGAGATTCAAAGAAATCCTAGCAAATTGAATGAGCATTTGCAAGACCAGAGAGTAATGCAAGCTCTGGGGGTTTTGTTGAATGTTAAGTTTAAGGCTGGTGGCGGGGATGACATGGAGGTTCCAGAGGCGGACTCACCTCCGGCGCCGTCGAAGCCTGCTAAGCAAGAGTCGAAGAAGCCGGACCCTGTTCCTGAACCAGAACCAGAACCGATGGAAATCACGGAAGAGAAGGAGAAGAAGGAGAAGAAAGAAAAGGCTTTAAAGGAAAAGGAGACTGGAAATGATGCTTATAAGAAGAAAGACTTCGAGACGGCTATTCAACATTACACCAAAGCAATGGAGATTGATGATGAAGATATTTCATACATAACCAATCGGGCTGCTGTTTATTTGGAAATGGGCAAG TATGGAGACTGCATTAAGGATTGTGAGAAGGCTGTTGAAAGAGGTAGAGAGCTCAGAGCAGACTATAAAATGATAGCGAAAGCTTTGACTAGGAAGGGAACTGCTTTGGTGAAGATGGCGAAATGCTCAAAAGATTATGAACCAGCCATCGAGACTTTCCAGAAAGCTCTTACTGAGCATCGCAATCCTGACACGTTGAAGAAACTAAATGATGCTGAAAAAGGCAAGAAAGAACTAGAGCAGCAAGAATATTTTGATCCAAAGATAGCTGATGAGGAGCGTGAGAAAG GGAATGAATGTTTCAAACAGCAGAAGTATCCAGAGGCTGTGAAGCATTATACCGAGTCATTGAGACGAAACCCCAAAGATCCAAAG GCATACAGCAATAGAGCAGCATGCTACACGAAATTGGGTGCTTTGCCCGAGGGATTGAAAGACGCTGAGAAGTGCATTGAGCTTGATCCAACATTTTCAAAGGGTTACACAAGAAAGGGAGCTGTTCAGTTCTTCATGAAGGAGTATGACAAAGCTTTAGAAACATACCAGGAAGGGTTGAAGCATGATCCGAATAACCAGGAGTTGCTTGATGGTGTTAGAAG GTGTGTAGAACAGATTAACAGAGCTAGTCGAGGTGATTTCAGCCCTGAAGAATTGAAGGAAAGACAG GCCAAGGCAATGCAAGATCCAGAAATTCAAAACATTCTATCGGATCCAGTCATGAGACAG GTATTGGTTGATTTCCAGGAGAACCCAAAGGCAGCGCAGGAGCACACCAAGAATCCTATGGTGATGAACAAGATTCAAAAGCTGGTCACTGCTGGTATTGTCCAACTGAGATAA
- the LOC108456602 gene encoding auxin-responsive protein SAUR36-like: MMKKITGFKLGSKLAKVFKWIIRPGSRNYRNSFLRPRIRCCNLLSRICSFARFLRCRTKGLCNSGSGPGYVRLGEEGMERVGGVPKGHVAVYVEESGGDKRRVVVPVIYFNHPLFEELLKESEQIYGFNQLGGITLACRISEFEKVKMRIADWDHCRRRKHRGR, from the coding sequence ATGATGAAGAAAATTACAGGGTTCAAGCTTGGAAGTAAGCTAGCGAAAGTTTTCAAATGGATAATCCGACCCGGAAGTAGAAATTATAGGAACAGTTTCTTGAGACCTCGGATCAGATGCTGCAACCTGTTATCTCGAATCTGCTCTTTTGCCCGGTTTCTTCGATGTCGAACGAAGGGGCTCTGTAATTCGGGTTCTGGTCCGGGGTATGTCCGATTGGGTGAGGAGGGAATGGAAAGAGTTGGCGGGGTACCGAAGGGGCATGTTGCGGTGTACGTGGAGGAATCAGGAGGTGATAAGAGGAGGGTGGTAGTGCCTGTTATTTATTTTAACCACCCGTTGTTTGAAGAGCTGTTGAAGGAGTCGGAGCAGATTTACGGGTTCAATCAATTGGGAGGGATCACATTGGCTTGTAGGATTTCGGAGTTTGAGAAGGTTAAGATGAGAATTGCCGATTGGGATCATTGCCGACGCAGAAAACATCGTGGCCGTTAA
- the LOC108456599 gene encoding acid beta-fructofuranosidase-like — MADINPLLPVSSSDGSSNLTGQATCRRPIKVVVSIFFGLLTVGLFAALLIRNNGPVDYVDVHENERGSLASTAFEKAENLKPVSRGPAAGVSEKSNWAFGGDLPDYPWNNSMLSWQRTAFHFQPEKNWMNDPNGPLFYKGWYHFFYQYNPNAPVWGDIVWGHAVSKDLIHWLHLPLAMVADQWYDKNGVWTGSATILHDGKIVMLYTGSTTEGVQVQNLAYPADQYDPLLVHWVKYPRNPVLVPPPGIGPNDFRDPTTAWLTSEGKWRITIGSKINKTGIALVYDTKDFINYEMLDGLLHAVPGTGMWECVDFFPVSETENNGLETSINGHGIKHVVKASLDDDRHDYYAIGTYNDRNGTWIPDRPNIDVGIGLRYDYGIYYAAKTFYDQNKKRRVLWGWIGESDSEAADVKKGWASVQSIPRTILFDKKTGTHLLQWPVEEIDSLRLKGKEFNQVRIQAGSVVPLDIDSATQLDIIAEFKIDSDALDKATGSSDASFDCVTSGGAAERGALGPFGLLVLADERLSEQTPVYFYMTKGSDGNLKTFFCNDQSRSSKASDVDKHIYGSLVPVLRGENLSIRILVDHSIIESFGQGGRTVITSRVYPTKAIHGAAKVFLFNNATELNVTASLKTWQMNSAFIQPYPNL; from the exons ATGGCGGATATCAATCCATTGCTTCCGGTTTCCAGCTCCGATGGATCATCCAATCTGACGGGTCAGGCTACCTGCCGGAGACCCATCAAAGTGGTGGTTTCGATCTTTTTCGGCTTGTTAACGGTGGGCTTGTTTGCTGCATTGTTGATTAGAAACAATGGGCCAGTTGATTATGTTGACGTGCATGAAAATGAACGTGGTTCATTGGCTTCGACGGCCTTCGAGAAGGCTGAGAATTTAAAGCCGGTTTCACGTGGCCCGGCTGCCGGGGTATCGGAGAAATCAAACTGGGCTTTTGGCGGCGATTTACCGGACTATCCATGGAACAATAGCATGTTATCATGGCAAAGAACAGCTTTTCACTTTCAACCTGAAAAGAATTGGATGAATG ATCCTAATG GTCCATTATTCTACAAGGGGTGGTATCATTTCTTCTATCAGTACAACCCTAACGCTCCCGTTTGGGGCGACATAGTTTGGGGCCATGCTGTATCCAAAGATTTGATCCATTGGCTTCACCTCCCATTGGCAATGGTTGCCGATCAGTGGTACGACAAAAATGGTGTCTGGACAGGTTCTGCAACCATCCTCCATGATGGTAAAATTGTTATGCTTTATACAGGGTCCACCACCGAGGGTGTTCAAGTTCAAAACCTAGCTTATCCAGCCGACCAATACGATCCGCTCCTCGTCCATTGGGTCAAGTACCCTCGGAACCCGGTTCTGGTCCCACCACCGGGCATCGGTCCCAATGATTTCCGAGATCCGACCACCGCCTGGTTAACCTCCGAAGGCAAATGGCGGATCACCATAGGGTCCAAGATCAATAAAACTGGCATAGCTTTGGTGTATGATACTAAGGACTTCATAAACTACGAGATGTTAGATGGGTTACTTCATGCTGTGCCTGGCACTGGCATGTGGGAATGTGTGGATTTCTTCCCTGTTTCGGAAACCGAAAACAATGGCTTGGAGACGTCCATTAATGGACATGGAATTAAGCATGTGGTGAAAGCAAGTCTGGATGATGACAGACATGATTACTATGCCATTGGGACTTATAATGATCGCAATGGTACATGGATTCCAGACCGTCCCAACATCGATGTCGGTATCGGATTAAGGTACGATTATGGGATATACTATGCTGCCAAGACTTTCTATGATCAAAACAAGAAGAGAAGAGTGTTGTGGGGTTGGATTGGCGAATCCGATAGTGAGGCAGCAGATGTGAAAAAAGGATGGGCATCTGTTCAA AGCATTCCGAGGACGATTTTGTTCGATAAGAAGACCGGAACTCATCTGCTTCAATGGCCAGTGGAAGAAATAGATAGTTTAAGGTTGAAAGGCAAAGAATTTAACCAAGTGAGAATCCAGGCAGGATCTGTTGTTCCTCTAGATATCGATTCAGCAACACAGTTGGATATCATAGCTGAGTTCAAGATCGATAGCGATGCTTTGGATAAAGCAACCGGGTCGTCCGATGCATCGTTTGACTGCGTGACCAGCGGTGGAGCTGCCGAGCGTGGTGCATTGGGACCATTTGGCCTGTTGGTGCTTGCAGACGAGAGGCTGAGTGAGCAGACTCCTGTGTATTTCTACATGACAAAAGGATCCGATGGCAATCTAAAGACATTCTTTTGCAACGATCAATCTCG ATCATCTAAAGCATCTGATGTTGATAAACACATATATGGGAGCTTGGTTCCTGTTCTGAGAGGCGAAAATTTATCCATCAGAATATTG GTGGATCATTCGATAATCGAAAGCTTTGGACAAGGAGGAAGAACAGTGATTACATCAAGGGTTTATCCGACAAAAGCGATTCATGGAGCAGCTAAAGTGTTTTTATTCAACAATGCAACGGAGCTCAATGTAACTGCGTCACTTAAGACATGGCAGATGAACTCTGCATTTATTCAGCCATATCCAAATTTATGA